From the genome of Oncorhynchus clarkii lewisi isolate Uvic-CL-2024 chromosome 11, UVic_Ocla_1.0, whole genome shotgun sequence, one region includes:
- the LOC139420657 gene encoding claudin-11-like isoform X1 → MAHVCRQLSGSGASFAGWVGIIIATATNDWVRTCDYTVTTCVRMDELGARGLWAECVISPSLYHCVTLNHILTLPAYIQTCRALMVCACLMGLPAMGLVLMSMPCVRLGDEIPATKLRHGMVGGALTFIVALCGLVSTIWFPIGAHAEEGLMSFGISLYTGWVGSVLCLLGSFMILCCCGDDPSATPQRQQNSYYYSRQAGGADTPINLATAAVVTGNHAKSAHV, encoded by the exons ATGGCACATGTGTGCAGACAGCTGAGTGGGAGCGGGGCCAGCTTTGCAGGCTGGGTAGGTATCATCATCGCCACGGCCACCAACGACTGGGTGCGCACCTGCGACTACACTGTCACCACCTGTGTGCGCATGGACGAGCTGGGCGCGCGAGGCCTCTGGGCAGAGTGTgtcatctctccctcactctaccaCTGTGTGACGCTCAACCATATCCTCACACtgccag CATACATCCAGACATGCCGTGCTTTGATGGTGTGTGCGTGCCTAATGGGGCTTCCTGCGATGGGGCTGGTGCTGATGTCCATGCCCTGTGTCAGACTCGGAGATGAGATCCCCGCTACCAAACTACGCCACGGTATGGTCGGGGGTGCTCTCACCTTTATCGTGG ctctctgTGGATTGGTGTCGACCATCTGGTTTCCTATTGGTGCTCACGCAGAGGAGGGTCTGATGTCATTTGGCATCTCACTGTACACCGGATGGGTCGGCTCCGTCCTCTGCCTCCTGGGGAGCTTCATGATTTTGTGTTGCTGCGGTGACGACCCCTCGGCAACCCCCCAAAGGCAGCAGAACAGCTACTATTACTCCAGACAGGCAGGGGGTGCCGACACTCCCATCAACCTTGCCACTGCCGCAGTAGTCACGGGCAACCACGCCAAGAGCGCACATGTGTAA
- the LOC139420657 gene encoding claudin-11-like isoform X2 encodes MDELGARGLWAECVISPSLYHCVTLNHILTLPAYIQTCRALMVCACLMGLPAMGLVLMSMPCVRLGDEIPATKLRHGMVGGALTFIVALCGLVSTIWFPIGAHAEEGLMSFGISLYTGWVGSVLCLLGSFMILCCCGDDPSATPQRQQNSYYYSRQAGGADTPINLATAAVVTGNHAKSAHV; translated from the exons ATGGACGAGCTGGGCGCGCGAGGCCTCTGGGCAGAGTGTgtcatctctccctcactctaccaCTGTGTGACGCTCAACCATATCCTCACACtgccag CATACATCCAGACATGCCGTGCTTTGATGGTGTGTGCGTGCCTAATGGGGCTTCCTGCGATGGGGCTGGTGCTGATGTCCATGCCCTGTGTCAGACTCGGAGATGAGATCCCCGCTACCAAACTACGCCACGGTATGGTCGGGGGTGCTCTCACCTTTATCGTGG ctctctgTGGATTGGTGTCGACCATCTGGTTTCCTATTGGTGCTCACGCAGAGGAGGGTCTGATGTCATTTGGCATCTCACTGTACACCGGATGGGTCGGCTCCGTCCTCTGCCTCCTGGGGAGCTTCATGATTTTGTGTTGCTGCGGTGACGACCCCTCGGCAACCCCCCAAAGGCAGCAGAACAGCTACTATTACTCCAGACAGGCAGGGGGTGCCGACACTCCCATCAACCTTGCCACTGCCGCAGTAGTCACGGGCAACCACGCCAAGAGCGCACATGTGTAA